Proteins co-encoded in one Nicotiana sylvestris chromosome 7, ASM39365v2, whole genome shotgun sequence genomic window:
- the LOC138872778 gene encoding zinc finger BED domain-containing protein RICESLEEPER 2-like, with protein MAHIVNRIVKDGLKESSISIAHVRYVVRYIRQSPARLRKFQECCESENIVKKSLCLDVPTRWNSTYLMLSRAIEYERAIKEYSDHGKPVGILTRTDWDEVKRIAQFLEIFYNLTLKVSGSLYVTSNAHFIEIGQVDVYLNRLITTEDKLLSEMTLSMWKIFEKYWGEPKKINKMIFIACVLDPCYKFTTISFVLKKMFGDD; from the exons ATGGCACATATTGTAAATCGTATTGTGAAAGATGGTTTAAAAGAGTCAAGTATTTCTATTGCTCATGTTAGATATGTAGTCAGATACATTAGACAGTCTCCTGCTCGGTTGAGGAAGTTTCAGGAATGTTGTGAAAGTGAAAATATTGTCAAGAAGTCTTTATGCTTAGATGTTCCTACAAGGTGGAATTCCACCTACTTGATGTTGAGCAGGGCTATTGAATATGAGCGTGCAATTAAAGAATATTCTGATC ATGGAAAGCCTGTAGGTATTcttacaagaactgattgggatGAGGTAAAGAGAATTGCACAATTTCTTGAAATATTTTATAATCTCACTTTGAAGGTGTCCGGGTCACTTTATGTAACATCGAATGCCCATTTTATTGAAATTGGTCAAGTTGATGTTTACTTAAATCGATTAATAACAACTGAAGATAAACTTTTGAGTGAGATGACATTAAGTATGTGGAAAATATTTGAGAAGTATTGGGGTGaaccaaaaaaaataaacaaaatgaTTTTCATTGCTTGTGTTTTGGATCCTTGCTACAAGTTTACTACTATTAGTTTTGTACTTAAGAAGATGTTTGGAGATGATTAA